The following proteins come from a genomic window of Gossypium raimondii isolate GPD5lz chromosome 5, ASM2569854v1, whole genome shotgun sequence:
- the LOC105770635 gene encoding probable S-adenosylmethionine carrier 2, chloroplastic, translating to MDPQALSSSVSTSHTISPDGLNHKKCNLLKEENRLLDSVLLKEENPFDFFRVFCESIIAGATAGVFVEAALYPIDTVKTRLQAARGGGKVVLKGLYSGLGGNLAGVLPASAIFLGVYEPAKQKLLKALPENLSAFAHLTAGALGGAASSLVRVPTEVVKQRMQTGQFASAPAAVRLIVAKEGFRGLYAGYGSFLLRDLPFDAIQFCIYEQLRIGYKLAAQRDLNDPENAIIGAVAGAITGTVTNPLDVIKTRLMVQGSSKQYKGILDCVRTIMREEGTHAFLKGIGPRVLWIGIGGSIFFGVLEKTKQMLAKKPPENHKSFYLKQE from the exons ATGGATCCTCAAGCGCTGTCGTCCAGTGTGTCAACTTCTCACACAATCTCACCTG ATGGATTGAACCATAAGAAATGTAATCTGCTGAAAGAAGAAAATAGGTTGCTGGATTCAGTTCTTCTAAAAGAGGAAaacccatttgatttttttcgtgTTTTTTGTG AAAGTATCATAGCTGGAGCTACGGCTGGTGTTTTTGTCGAAGCAGCTCTGTACCCAATTGATACAGTAAAAACTCGACTCCAGG CAGCCCGTGGCGGAGGGAAAGTTGTTTTAAAGGGTCTTTATTCTGGATTGGGTGGAAACCTTGCTGGTGTTTTGCC GGCTTCAGCTATATTTCTTGGTGTATATGAACCTGCAAAGCAGAAATTGTTAAAAGCCTTACCTGAAAACTTGAGTGCTTTTGCTCATTTG ACTGCAGGTGCTCTAGGAGGTGCTGCTTCTTCCCTTGTTCGAGTTCCAACAGAG GTTGTTAAGCAAAGGATGCAAACTGGGCAATTTGCTTCTGCCCCTGCTGCTGTACGCCTTATTGTTGCTAAAGAGGGATTTAGAGGTCTATATGCG GGATATGGATCCTTCTTATTGAGAGATTTGCCATTTGATGCCATCCAGTTTTGCATCTACGAACAACTCCGAATAGGGTATAAGTTGGCA GCACAACGAGACCTGAATGATCCTGAGAATGCCATAATTGGTGCTGTTGCTG GGGCAATAACTGGAACTGTAACAAACCCTCTTGATGTGATAAAAACTCGATTGATGGTCCAG gGATCATCAAAGCAGTACAAAGGGATTCTTGATTGTGTAAGGACTATAATGCGTGAAGAAGGAACCCACGCTTTCTTGAAG GGTATTGGGCCAAGGGTACTGTGGATAGGCATTGGTGGTTCAATTTTCTTCGGTGTTCTTGAAAAGACAAAGCAAATGCTGGCCAAAAAGCCTCCGGAAAATCACAAGTCATTTTATCTCAAGCAAGAGTAA
- the LOC105766877 gene encoding F-box protein At1g49360 yields MSGLENLTVQETKGEGEGEGLSNNKSQSQSCGWKIIQGREKIHPNNGSGSECIWFQLPAHLQILIFQYLPTLADQINFLTATKIWRSLIHPLEWRVNKEGVPYKYPWLLFPQGGEKGTRYNLYDPLTNLTHSISIPESEECEVRFSNKGWLLFTKPPTSIFFFEPFTRTRIQVPDLWQMEAVDGFCFSGTPTSPNWKIFGIRHLQQRVINVWYLGQGDSNWIKITVHSATFPHPSFTNPVSDGNSLYYLRENGSVIRFELFTDDEGDAHIGWHIECSASRYFGKSRQRFLIWYEEELIWVFVDQGRGTHVVKLDKRVGQWVPLNRLEKEITYLSQTTSGSTREGTEHKKHSSNVHVS; encoded by the exons ATGTCTGGTTTGGAGAACCTTACAGTCCAAGAAACAaaaggggaaggggaaggggaGGG GTTGTCTAATAataaatcacaatcacaatCATGTGGTTGGAAAATTATCCAAGGACGTGAAAAGATCCATCCAAATAATGGGAGTGGGAGTGAATGCATATGGTTTCAGTTACCGGCACACTTACaaatattaatctttcaatatCTTCCCACATTAGCCGATCAAATCAATTTTCTAACAGCAACCAAAATTTGGAGAAGTTTGATCCATCCCCTGGAGTGGAGGGTGAATAAAGAAGGTGTTCCATACAAATATCCATGGCTTTTGTTTCCGCAAGGAGGAGAAAAGGGAACAAGGTATAATTTATATGATCCCCTTACCAACTTGACGCATAGCATTAGTATTCCGGAATCTGAAGAATGTGAAGTTAGGTTCTCTAATAAAGGTTGGCTTCTCTTTACGAAGCCTCCAACTTCAATCTTCTTCTTCGAACCTTTCACGAGAACAAGGATTCAAGTTCCTGATTTGTGGCAAATGGAAGCGGTTGATGGGTTTTGCTTTTCGGGTACTCCCACTTCCCCCAactggaaaatatttggtatcCGACATTTACAGCAAAGGGTAATAAATGTATGGTATTTGGGTCAAGGTGACAGCAACTGGATTAAGATCACAGTTCATTCTGCCACATTCCCACATCCTTCTTTTACCAACCCAGTATCTGACGGTAACTCCTTATATTATTTGAGAGAAAATGGATCCGTCATACGTTTCGAACTTTTCACAGACGATGAAGGCGATGCACACATTGGTTGGCATATTGAATGTTCAGCATCTCGCTACTTCGGGAAATCGCGACAAAGGTTCTTGATTTGGTATGAAGAGGAGCTGATATGGGTGTTTGTGGATCAGGGAAGGGGCACACATGTGGTAAAGCTTGATAAAAGGGTTGGACAATGGGTTCCACTCAACAGATTGGAGAAAGAGATTACGTATTTGAGCCAAACCACGTCTGGTAGTACAAGGGAAGGAACAGAACATAAAAAACACAGTTCAAATGTCCATGTTTCTTGA